ACCCTCTAGAATAGGTAATAAGTGGGAACTTTAGGCTATTGATTAGCAGATGTACTTATCTGGATGGAGTCTATTTGGTCCATGAGAGATAGAACTGCGTGGTTTTCCTGTAGCTTATAAGTTTACAAAAGAAATAACAACATGAGCTAACAACATGAAGAATCCTTAAGAAGAGCCATTTTTGGAGCAGAAGGATCAAGGGTCTTTTCCTCTTGTCTAGGAGACTGAATATACATCACTTTAAATTTAGTTAAAAGACAAccaaagaaaacttaaaatttgaATTTGTGACTATTCAATTGGATTGTATAGTGGAGATATTTAATGTTAGGGCAGTGGTATAGCAAGGAGAGGAAATATGAGACATTTTGTCAATGGAAACAAAGTTTAGGTAAGGAAGTAACAGATTACATCTGTGAAAGCCTGTATCTGAACTTATATATCATTTATCATGAAGTCTGTAAGAAATCTGGCATCTTAGATAGTTAATGAATTTATTAATGAGTAAATATAGTTGTAGATTGCCTTAGGGTAAGGAGCTAGGTCTGTTTTCTAGCTGTCAAGCTACAGCTACGTTATCTGTCAATGTAGTCAGAAATGTGGGGatgaataaattataatctagAAGTCACGTATTAATTAAAAATGACAGAGTTCATCTATAATCCACTACCTAAACAGTTCCCTGTGGTCTCATGGCGACTTGGGTAGAGTTAGTCTGGCTTTCAAGCCCAGAAGACAAAGAGCCTTTTCTCTGTGGAACAGATAACATGTGAAATGAGAAATGACTCACCTTGACTTAGGCAATATGAGTCAGTTGACTCTTAGGATATCCAGTCTTGTCCACAGTGTTTCTCAATGGTTATCATACCACAATCCAAACAGCCTCTTGTAGATGTGTCTATATCTTCTGAGACCTTGTTGGGTAAGCTGTTAGGCTTTGGGAGATTCTGTCTGTCATAAACTTAAAGATATTAATAATTGGCAACTTCTGACAAGATTGAGAGCTATATCAATTGGTCATATCTGAGTTAGAAAACTTGTTTTTGTTAAATTACTTGTTTGAGAATATATACACTAAATAGAGcatagagaaaaatgtattttgtattagCAGAGAATCACTTGCCTTCGAGCTGGTGTGGAGGACCAGAATGTAAGGGAGTAAGAGTGCTGGCAGCAGTGGCATGAGACTGTGCTAACAGAAAGTGAGTGTGTCCAGGTGGGTTCAGGCCTGTGACATGAACTGCCACCAGCTGGACCCAGTCGGAGTCTTTCCACCTGGGGAAGAAGGCAGGGTCCccgtactcaggtgggcaaggagttggcgagtaacaaacaaacacgaacacaagagggtgttggatctgaatgtaatttctcaaagcatcAGACTTactttacagaagaaaacaaggaagttagttTCTTGGAAGACAGTCTTTcacaacttgacacacaaacacatcactattaagcctcaatcCTTACTTTCTTATatatccccaagatctaaataactttaaaagttccagTCTTTgaaaattcttacatattaaaatttcaatccttttaaaatgtccaatctcttttaaaatccaaagtctttttacaattagaagtctcttaactgtgggctccactaaaataccttcttccttcaagagggaaaaatatcagggcatagtcacaatcaaaagcaaaatcaaactccaactgttCAGCTGCCTGCACTCTACTGCTGCCTATACTCTACTGGTGGTCGCCTCATGGTATTGGCTTCTCCAAAACACTggtgtcttctgctgcaactaggcttcaccaatagcctctcataggctctatTCATTGTGCCAAGCCTCaatttctttgcatgaccccttcagtcctgggccatcaactgagACTGAGGCTGTACTTTCACCAGTGAACTTCCacagcctctcacagtgctgagcctcagctgctttccatgaccccttcattccttcaaaacctgtaccacctgggtgactcttacatgtTACTAAGTCAAGccgcagcacgaggtacaaccttgggtctctctggaacacagcctcacTAAAACGCTGAGGTTTGTGCTCTtggaaaacactttccagaagatttcacctaaGTAATGTTGGTGATATCTTcctaatcaccactaatttcttggttccagctaaccagaatcaaTAGTATCAGTAATGCAGAGGTTTTGATTTAGTAGTTCTGGCATCGTGTTAATCACAGCGGATTCTTCATCCCCAGCGAATCAAAACCACAGAAACTTGGcaatcaaaacagcaacagcCCTGATAAAAGTctctaattttccctctgaaatctcACAAGTCAGatctccattttctgcactgttctcacattatcttctaagctcctaagcaacatcccacagagctcttcaCATCCCAATGACTCTTCTAGGAAaaggttccaaagtccttccacagtcctcctcaaaacatggtcagcttgtcacaggaataccccactcctggtaccaacttagtcagggtttctattcctacaaaaacatcatgaccaagaagcaagatggggtggaaagggtttattcagcttacatttcaacattgctattcatcaccaaaggaaatcaggactggaactcaagcaggtcagaaaacaggagctgatgcagaggccttggagggatgttacttactggcctgattctcctgctttgttcagctttctttcttatagaacccaagacaaccagcccagggatagcaccacctacaatgggcacTCCCTacttgatcaataattgagaaaaggcctcctggaggcatttccttaactgaagttcctttctttgtgataactccagcttgtgtcaagtcaacacacaaaatcagccagcacACAGGTTGTCTGACAAGAAGGCCTAACTCTGCACCAAGAAGGCCATGTACCTGGGATTTGACCTCCAGGAAGATAGGAAGTCCTTATCCAAGTCCCATAAACAATGTTAGGAATTACCATCCTATCAGTGAAAAGTTGATTCAGGGAATTTTGGGGGTCAGCAGGATACTATAAGCGAGGCTCTGGATTACTGGATTTGCTGAATTAGCTAGACCTTTATGTGAAGTCACCAAAGGGTCTGAGGATACCATTCAAAGGCTCTCTAACACCTCTGCCAAGGAAGGATGGCACCTCACCACTGATGGGACATGAATCCTTCCCTAGATCCTGAAAGGATGTTGGCACAATTACATATTTGGAGTCATCTAGGTATGACTAAATTGACCAGTTTACTCAACAGGGACTACTATATCCCAGGTGTGGACCAGATTCTGCAAGATACAGTCTCCGGATGTCTCGACTCATGGGTACCAACCCTATTGGGAGTTCCTGTACCAAGggtaaaagagaaagggaaactgTCTCAGGGGTATATTGGGAATTGGACTTCACTGAGATCCAACCAAGTCAATATGGATAGATATTTGCTAGGTTTTGTAGATATCTTCTCATGATGGACTCAAGtgttcctgatttaaaaaaaagaaaactttacatATAGTGGCAAAGAAACTCTTAGCGGAACTCCTCCCAGCTTCTCAGCTATGGTGTTCCTTAGGATTTGACGATGTGCCAGCATTTATATCTTAGGTTGTACAAGGTATACCTAGAACCTTGGGAGTCAATTGGAAATTACACCATGTACATCATcctcagagttcaggacaggtagaaagattGAGTCCAATCTTAAAGGAGACCTTAACTCAATTAACCATAGAAACTGGTGAGCACTGAACTAAACCCTCCCCTTTGCCCTTTTAAGAGTTAGAAATACTCCCTGATGATAAGTTATTTTTccaccagtgaaatgagccaattcaagccagattagattatattaaacacaggtttattgggaaattgTTCTCAGTTGAGTTCACTGACCCAGGGAAGAAGGTGAGGGAAGTTACCATAGGTatggggagaaaggggaaggggaagagaaagtgcccatgtgcagagagagaacaaggaagaccaaaatcctctggattatatagggaagagcctctgggggaatgGCAGCCCAGTCCCTAGGTGGAAAGCTCAGGATTGGGGTCAGGGTATGCCAGgtaaggactgagggatgctgggagaacctggaggccaggtctgctttggtatgtaaaatatgcaacTAAGCAACTTGTCCAGGGCTCTGAAACCAAACATTCCAGCCTTCTGTTGATAATAAAAGAATAAGGGGTGATGTATTTATTCATCTATGATTTCTTCCTGCTGACATTGGGGCATCATTATGGGGTGGCCCAAAAAACTTGATTGTTGGCTATTTCTGGGAGGAGCTGGCTGTCTCCCTGCTGTCCAGGCTGTGGGACCATCTGGTGCTAGGAGTGCACACCCCAATTCAAGGACCCTGTGAGACTGGGCTGGAGCACCTGTCAGTAACTGTTTTGGTCCTGTGGCAGCAGGGGTCTCCTACCAAAGTCCAGGTAGATACCCCTGGTCTTGGCTTCTGCTTGGGGACACATAAATATTTGAGGTCTCTGTCCAACTGACCCCACTCCTCATCTGGAAATCATAGGAGAGCTGGTCACGGTGGGAGAGCAAGGCACTGACCACACTCCTAGGCAAGTGGAAATTTACTGAGCAGTGAGAGCAAGGCACTGACCACATCCCTAGGCATGTAGAAATTTACTGAGCAGTGAGAGCAGGGCACTGACCACACCCCTATCCAAgggtatctactccagtaagaacaaaacgctgtcctttccacgaaggaagtggtccaatgtagtcaacctgccaccaggttgctggctggtcacctcgaggaatgatgccatatctggggctcagtgttggtttcggctgttggcagatctggcaatcagcagcagctgtagccaggtcggACTTGGTGAgcggaagcccatgttgctgagcccaagcataacctccatcccgaccaccatggccactttgttcatgtgcccattgagcaatgacagggatggctggggagagaggctgactgtccacagaaggGGTCATcgtatccacttgattattgaactcctcctcggctgaagtcaccttttggtgagcatttacatgggacacaaatatcttcacatcctttgcccatttggagagatctatccacatacttcttccccagatgtctttctcaccaattttccaattgtgatctttccaagtgcctgaccatccagccaatccattggctacagcccatgagtcagtgaataatcgtacatctggccatttcttcttgcaaacaaactgtaataccatgtgtactgcccgaagttctgcccactgtgaagatttcccttcacctgtgtctttcagggttgtcccagaaaggggttgtaatgctgcagctgtccacttctgggtggtgcctgcataacgcgcagagccatcagtaaaccaggctctagtcttctcctcttcggtcagtccaTCATAGGGACCACATAGTTGACCACATAGTCGACCACACCACTAGCCAGGAGGAAATTTACTGAGCAGTGAGAGCAGGGCACTGATCACACCCCTAGGCAAGTGGAAATTTACTGAGCAGtgagagcaaggcactgatcaCACCCCTAGGCAAGTGGAAATTTACTGAGCAGtgagagcaaggcactgatcaCACCCCTAGGCAAGTGGAAATTTACTGAGCAGTGAGAGCAAGGCACTGACCACACCCCTAGGCAAGTGGAAATTTACCTAGTAGTGAGCACAAGGCACAGCACTGACCACACCCCTAACCAAGGGGAAATTTACTGAGCATTGAGAACAAGGCACTGATCACACCCCTAGGCAAAAAGAAATTTACTGAGCAGTTAGAGCAAGGCACTGACCACATCCCTAGGCAAGTGGAAATTTACTGAGTAGTGAGCACAAGGCACAGCACTGACCGCACCCctagccaaggggaaatttactAAGCAGTGAGAGCAAGGCACTGACCACACCCCTAGGCAAGGAGAATTTACTGAGCAGTGAGAGCAAGGCACTGACCACACCCTTAGGTAAGTGGAAATTTACTGAGCAGtgagagcaaggcactgatcaCACCCCTAGGCAAGGGAAAGTTTACTGAGCAGTGAGAGCAAGGCACTGACCACACCCCTAGACAAGTGGAAATTTACTGAGCAGTGAGAGCAAAGCACTGATCACACCCCTAGGCAAGGGGGAGTTTCCTGATGTGCTGAGGAGAAGCAAATGGTTAGCGCAAGTAGAGGGGAGAAGCAGCTGAAGAGGTGAATTCCAGGTTTGGAGTTCACTATGGTAGGTTGCAGAAGCCTGCAGGAACAAGTGATCCATCCATGCATACCTTAGGAAGTCGTCAAACCAACAGCATGGTTTGGCTAGGAGAGGCTGAGTCTCTTGGATGGGGGTCATATTCCTCTCTGGTTTCAGGCACCAGATGTACAAAGTGAGGACAAAACTGTTCCATTTCTGGTTAGGGGGAAGGGTTTTATTGTAGATAGGAGGGAGAGCTCAGCCAGAGACATCTGGatgagtccagagcagagagaaagtagTAGATTAAACATGACCTACAGACTGATTCAGGCCTTAAGAGGAGGCTGGTggagagtgggagaggaagagaagtaaGGACcagaagagagggggaaaggagaggaagaaccaAGAAGGCACATTACCAAAAAATGGCAGGGTTACCTGGGAATGAGAAGCTAGGGGAAGGGAAGTCAGTGAGGTGGAGACGTGTAAGGTGAGGTCATGTTCTTCAGTATGTTAATAGGAACCACAGTGGACCATTCATCCTGAGTTTCTTTTGGACCTGATACCAGGACTTGCCTTCATCTAAATTGTTACTTACTCTCAAGGAGGGCCTCCACCAGAGAGCTGCAGAGGGCAATTGTtaacctgtggtggtttgaattggtttggccctcatagactcatgtgtttgaatgcttgcctCATAAGAAATGGtattattaggaggtatgaccttgttggaggaagtttgtcactgtggggacaggctttgaggtctcctatgttcaAGCTGTGTatagtgtggcacacagtctccttttattgcttgcagatcaagatgcagaaatctcagctccttctccaacatcATGTCTgcttagatgctgccatgcttcccactatgataaTCATGGACAAAACGtccgaaactgtaagccagtcccaattaaatgtttcccttatTAGAGTTGTCTTAGtctggatctctgtgattttgaggccagcctggtcttcaaatcAAGTTcaagacattaaaaaataaaataaaataaataaaataaaagagttgcCTCCATAGTATcacttcatagcaataaaagGAAGCTAAGAAAACATCTGTAGAACCTTTATCTTCTTATGATACGGAAGACAACAACGGACACAATTAGCACACTCAAAGGTGATAACAGTAGGAACAGCCGGTTTCTGGGATCTAAAAGTGGGAAAAACAAGAAACATTTTGGTCAACTCCAGAACAGAATGCTCAAAGTATAGGCCATGGCTAGTGTGCCCTGGTTGAATTTATTGTATTTTTggcagtactggggattgaatttagggctTCATGCATGTAGGGTAATACCCTACCACTGAGCTTCAGCCCAAACCCTCAATTTTGCATACATTGTTAACTGCAGTTCCAGCTTTCATTCTTTCATAGGTGTAGGTTCTTTTGCTAGCATTattataatcatcatcatcattattattgttattattattttggtttttcaagactgtgtttttctgtgtagccctggctgcgtggaactcactctgtagaccaggctgatctcaaactcagaaatctgcctgcctcggcctcccaatgctggtattaaaggcatgtgccaccactgcccggctagcaTTACTTATTGAAGAGGctgccctttacccactgaatgtCTGGTGCAAGGGTCACATATTATAAGGAATTATTAAAAATGCCATTAACATGGGAATGAGACAATGTGATGCTTCAGTCATGAAAAAGCATGAGGCGCTGACAGAGCTTCAGTCTAGATCAGCCTTAATACATGATGCTTGggaagctcagtggttaaggcttTCTtgtaaaggacccaagttcagtttccagcatacacaaggcagctcacaaccatctggaactccagtcccaTACACAtggcacaggcatacatgcagaaaaCCCCCATCCATGCAGAGAAAACATGATGCtgaaacccagacacaaaagccACACATGGCAACTCTACCTCTGTGAACCATTCAGATAGGCCAGGCCACTGAGGCAGATCTTCCTGGGAGGGTGGGTCGAAGAGAGACATACGTTTGGGAGACATATTGTAACAGATAGAGGAGCTGGTATTCAGTTTCATTTTGATGTCCACTTTGAAACAGTTAATGCTATGgtatgtatattttcattcaATAAGAAGACAGCCATAGCACTGGCCACCTATGTGGccgaggatggctttgttgggcaGCAGTGAGAGGAAAGACCCAGAGGTCTGAGGGTAtttggtgccccagtgtagggaatgccaggaagGGAAGACGGGAGTGGGAGCACCCTCAAGAGGCAGGGGGtgaagggatgggataggggttttttgaaagggagacctggaaaaagggaaacattttaaatgtaaataaagaaaatatggagaagaggaagaagaagaagaagaagaagaagaagaagaagaagaagaagaagaagaagaagaagaaagagggggaggaggaagaggaggaggaggaagaggtgaagaagaggaagagcaagaagaagaagaaggaggaggaggagaagaagaagaaagaggaggaggaggagaaggagaaggaggaggacaagaggaggaggaggaaggccttggaaattaaaaataaatctgtcttACTTGAAACAGATGAACTGCACACAGTGTTAGCTGTGGAGTTGCATTCCTGGAGGACAGGGATTCCTTGGGGACACCTGCAGAGAGACACCCTCAGTTCATCCTGCCAGACCCCTCCTGCATTCATCAGCAGCAGATGTCCAGCAAGGCGTGATGCCCCTCCAAACCACATCAGGCAGCATCCTGATCCAAGATCTGCAACAGTGTTCTGGCCACACAGCTGCCACCAGACCCACTGGCATCTCAGACAGTATCGTGTTATTACTACTTAATACACGTCAGTTACTACATTTTCCTCCTCCGTTGATGTCCATAGCTTCTTTGGTGGACTTGCAGTGAGGAAAAGGAGAGGCCTGCCTGGCCTCTCTCAAGAGACTCAGAGTTTAGATTCCCCAGAGAAGTAACAGTCCTTTGTAAGTGGCTTGTGCTGGTGCCCCTAGGACTCAACAACTCCATCTGACTGAAGCAACACTCTTACTGAGGGGTGAAACCACAGGATTTCCCAAACCTTGCCCAGCAGTTTCATCCCAGAACCCCCATGTTAACCCAGTACTACCTTGCTGATAATGAATGAGGCATTACCCAGCCCTTCCAAAGCCAAATACACTAAGAACCCTCTGGAAGACCTAACTCAGGAAAACCTAGTGCTTTACCCGGTGTTGTCTACTTTCTCTCAAGGGACATTAGCCATGGAGATCTCCAGCAAGAAGTCCTGTACCACCCAGACCACAAAGTCTCCACCACACAATGTCATCTGCCAAAGTATGAGACAGACTGTCCCTCTCCCTGGACATTAGAGGCTATTCAGGCAACATATAAAGCTACCACCTACCCAGGCCACAGTGGTACTTACTTGGTACATGGGCGGCACGATTCTGGAAATTTTGGGTCATAGTAGTAAAGACCTGTTCGGCACTGGCATTTCCGGTCACTGGTGGCTGAGCAGTCGGCCACCATTTCCTGATCTGCAATCCAGGGAAGAATAGGGTCAGGTTGCAGTATAAAccttcacatatgcacacagacccCACTGTCACCTGAAAGGAACACAATGTGTCCTGGTAAACCTTCACATTCCCATCACAGATGTACGGAGTGCTAAGCAGCACTACTGGGAGTATCTCATCCTTGGGCCTCTGGGGTGGTACCCAGACCAGAGATGATGGCTTGGGAGGTCCATTGTTTAGCATCCTGTGTAATAGCATCACACTGCCCCTAAGGACTCCAACATGGGTGGTCCTGATCTGTAGACACACCTCTGCCCCACAAAGTTCCCTCTCCAGAAGCCACCATGTCCATCAGACATCTCTGAAGATGCTTTGTTTAATCACCTTATTGTTCTCTGAAGAGCACCTAGTGATCTTGTACCCAGAGCCCTAGTGGGCCCTTGGGCTCTGGGTGTATACCTTCCTTAAGTGAGACTTACTCAGTGGCTTATAAAAGAAGATGGCTTTCCCATTGGGGTGTTCGATTTTAACCTTGTGTTCAGGACACCATAAACACTCAAGCTATAAATGTCACCTCTCACAATTCTCTGAATCTAGGCATTGTCCTTTCTCAGAATACAGCAGGGAGCACAGGCAGGGAGGACTCTCAGCCCAGCTCTCTGCAGATGTCTTACAGCATCAGGGATCTGTGAACGTGGAAAATGgttctgtcttttttgtttttgtttttgtttttgcgaCAATATGTCTCTGTGTAGTCatgatgtcctagaactcacaacgTAGATCAGGCTGTATAGAGAGAATGTCTTATGTTTGTATGGATGT
This Mus musculus strain C57BL/6J chromosome 7, GRCm38.p6 C57BL/6J DNA region includes the following protein-coding sequences:
- the Tnfrsf22 gene encoding tumor necrosis factor receptor superfamily member 22 isoform X1 — translated: MFGFFCSLVSSLSRWFLWRRLLLLLLLLLLNLPLQVKFAMLELHSFKCPAGEYWSKDVCCKNCSAGTFVKAPCEIPHTQGQCEKCHPGTFTEKDNYLDACILCSTCDKDQEMVADCSATSDRKCQCRTGLYYYDPKFPESCRPCTKCPQGIPVLQECNSTANTVCSSSVSSKTDLFLISKAFLLLLLSSSFSFSSSSSFFFFSSSSFFFFLLFLFFTSSSSSSSSSPSFFFFFFFFFFFFFFFFFFFFLFSIFSLFTFKMFPFFQVSLSKNPYPIPSPPAS